CGCGCTGGAGACCGAGGCCGCGCTCTGGGACTGGCACGCGCAGGACCCGCTGGGCGGCGACCTGCGCTTCTTCCTCACGCTCGTGCGCGACCTGCAGCTCGACACGCTGGGCCCTGGCCCGGGCCGCTACCTGAGCTACGGCGCCTACGCCCAGCCCGGGGGTGGCTGGGCCTTGCCCGGCGGTGTGTGGCGCACGCAGACCGGCGAGGTCGAAGTGCTGAACCCGCGCGTCATCACCGAAGACGCCACCCACGCCTGGCTGGCCCACGCGCGCGAGCCGCTGCACCCGCTGCACGGCATCACCCGGCCCGAACCCGACAAGCCCGGTGCCTACACCTGGAACAAGGCGCCGCGCCTGGGGGGCCAAGTGGTCGAGACCGGCGCCATCGCCCGCCAGCTCACCAGCGGCATGCCCTTGGTGCGCGACGCGGTGGCGCGCCACGGTGGCACGGTCTACACGCGGGTGCTGGCGCGGCTGATCGAGCTCGCGCGTGTGGTGCCGATGATGGAAGACTGGCTGCAGGCGATCCGCCCGACCGAAGCCTTCTGCGTGCCGACGACCCTGCCCGACGAGGGCAGTGGCGTGGGCCTGAGCGAGGCCGCGCGCGGCAGCCTGGGTCACTGGCTGGTGGTGCGGCGCGGGCGCATCGCCAACTACCAGATCGTCGCGCCCACGAGCTGGAATTTCTCCCCACGCGACGCCGCCGGCACCCCCGGTGCGCTGGAGCAGGCGCTGGTGGATGCGCCGGTGCGCGAGGGTGAGCAGACGCCGGTCGCGGTGCAGCACATCGTGCGCTCCTTCGACCCCTGCATGGTCTGCACGGTGCACTGACATGAGCAAGCCCCGTTCTCCCAGCCCCTTGCCCACCGTGCCGATGGAGGGTGTGGACGAGTCCACCTGGCTGGACGTGATCCAGAAGATGGACGAGGTCTACACGCGGCTGATCGACGACGAGGTGGAGCTGGAGAAGAAGAACACAGAGCTGGAGCAGTCGCAGCAGTTCATCTTCAGCGTGCTGACCTCCATGTCGGACGTGCTGGTGGTGTGCGACGAGGGCGGCCTGATCGAGCAGGCCAACGCCGCGCTGTGTGAGCTGGTGGGCCGCTCCGAGGAGCGGTTGCGCGGCACGCGGCTCTACGAGCTGCTGGCCGATGACGCCAGCGTGGGCGCGGCGCGCGCGGCGATGGAGAAAGCCGACGCGCCGCGCGCGGGCGAGGCGATCGAGCTCAACCTGCTCGATCAGCAGGGCCAGGCGATCTCGGTGGACGCGAACTGCACGCCGCGCATCGGCGGCAACGGCCGGCGCGTGGGCACCGTGTGGGTGGGCCGGCCCACGGCCGAGCTCAAGCGCGCGTACCACGAGATGCGCGCCGCGCACGAGGCCCTGAAGCGCACCCAGCAGCAGCTGCTGCATTCGGAAAAAATGGCCTCGCTCGGCCAACTGGTGGCCGGCGTGGCGCACGAGCTCAACAACCCGATCAGCTTCGTGCTCGGCAACGTGCACGCGCTGCGCAAGTACTGCGACCGTCTGCAGACCTACATGGCCGCGCTGCACGCGCACGAGCCCGAGCCGGTGCTGCAGGCGCTGCGGCAGAAGCTGCGCATCGAACACCTGATGAGCGACTTGCCCTCGCTGATCGAAGGCACGCTCGAGGGCGCGCAGCGCACCGCCGACATCGTGCACGGCCTCAAGCGTTTTTCGGCGATGGACTCGGAAGAGCGTGTGCCGGTGAACCTGGTCGAAGTGATCGAGCGCGCGATCCACTGGGTGCAGAAGGGCCGGCCGACGCCGGTGGACGTGCGCTGGCAGGCGGGCGCGCCCTGTACCGTGATGGGCAGCGCGGGCCAGTTGCAGCAGGTGATGATGAACCTGCTGCAGAACGCGTTCGATGCCGTGGGCGGCCCCGGGGTGGTGTCGCCCTGCGTCTGGGTGAGCCTGGTCGGTGGCGCGGACCCGGTGCGGGTGTGCGTGCGCGACAACGGACCGGGCATTCCGCCCGAACACCTGCTGCGCATCTTCGATCCCTTCTTCACCACCAAACCGGTCGGCAAGGGCACGGGCCTGGGCCTGTCCATCAGCTACGGCATCGTCGAGCAACACGGCGGGCGACTGAGCGCGCGCAACGCCGAGGGCGGTGGGGCCGAGTTCGTGCTGGAGCTGCCCCAGGCGCAGTGACGCTGAACGCCGTACGGCAGCAGCCAACCCTTCACCGGAGCACGTGTCCGAACCCAGCACACGCCGAAGATCCGGCTCCGCCGGTCCAAGGGCGTGGTCCCCCTGGGGGGAAGCCGCGCAGCGGCGCAGGGGGGTGACAATCCTTGCATGGAATTGCTGCTCGTTTCTATTGCTTCGCTGTTCGCCGGTTTTGTTGACTCGATCGTCGGCGGCGGTGGCCTGATCCTCGTCCCGGCGCTGTTCGCGGTGTTTCCCAACACCCACCCGGCCACGCTGTTCGGCGTCAACAAGGGCGCGTCGATCTGGGGCACGGGGGTGGCCACGCTGCAGTACGCGCAGCGGGTGCAGATGCCCTGGCGCGCGCTGTGGCCCGCCGCGCTGGTGTGTTTCGCGGGCTCCATGCTGGGCGCCTGGACCGTCACGGTGATCTCGCCCGACTTCCTGCGCCGGGCGCTGCCGCTGGTGCTGCTGGGTGTGCTGGCCTACACCCTGGCGCGCAAGGACCTGGGCCGCCACCACACGCCGCACTTCACCGGCCGCCAGGAGGCTTTTGCCGCAGCCACGCTGGGCGCGACCATCGGTTTCTACGATGGCTTCTTCGGCCCCGGCACCGGCAGCTTTTTCGTGTTCCTGTTCGTGCGCTGGCTGGGCTACGACTTCCTGCACGCCAGCGCCAGCGCCAAGCTGCTCAACACCACCTCCAACCTGGCGGCGCTGATCCTGTTCGCGGCCAAGGGCCACGTCTGGTGGCATTTCGCGCTGGTGATGGCCGTGGCCAACGTGGTCGGCAGCCTGCTCGGCACGCGGCTGGCGCTCAAGCACGGCAGCGGTTTCGTGCGCGCGGCCTTCATCGTGGTGGTGACGGCGCTGATCCTGAAGACCGGCTACGACGCCTGGATGAGGTAGGGCCGCGAAGCGGTGGGGGCTTCAGACCTGCTGGCAGAGCATGTGGGGCTGCTCCCAGCCCGAACCGTAGCGCGGCCAGTCGACCAGCACGCCTTCATCGGTCTGGGCCATGACGCGGCCGTCCAGGCGGTCGATGCTGCCTTTGTTGAAGCGGTTGACGCGGGCCCCGGTGGTAAACCGGGGCGTTTTGGTGTCGAACAGGGATTTGAGGAAGTTCAGCATGGCATTTCTCGCTCAGTAAGCACCAGAACTGTTGTG
This Hydrogenophaga taeniospiralis DNA region includes the following protein-coding sequences:
- a CDS encoding nickel-dependent hydrogenase large subunit, translating into MSRLLVGPFNRVEGDLEVSLDIADGRVTSAQVNATMYRGFEQILQGKAPHDALVYVPRICGICSVSQSVASARALADLGGIAMPANGQHATNLILATENLADHLTHFYLFFMPDFARPVYAAHPWHAEAVRRFAPDHGEQVRAATAARQRWLTLLGTLGGKWPHTQSVEPGGSTRAIDAAERVRLLAKVREFRGFLERQLFAAPLETVAALETEAALWDWHAQDPLGGDLRFFLTLVRDLQLDTLGPGPGRYLSYGAYAQPGGGWALPGGVWRTQTGEVEVLNPRVITEDATHAWLAHAREPLHPLHGITRPEPDKPGAYTWNKAPRLGGQVVETGAIARQLTSGMPLVRDAVARHGGTVYTRVLARLIELARVVPMMEDWLQAIRPTEAFCVPTTLPDEGSGVGLSEAARGSLGHWLVVRRGRIANYQIVAPTSWNFSPRDAAGTPGALEQALVDAPVREGEQTPVAVQHIVRSFDPCMVCTVH
- a CDS encoding sensor histidine kinase yields the protein MSKPRSPSPLPTVPMEGVDESTWLDVIQKMDEVYTRLIDDEVELEKKNTELEQSQQFIFSVLTSMSDVLVVCDEGGLIEQANAALCELVGRSEERLRGTRLYELLADDASVGAARAAMEKADAPRAGEAIELNLLDQQGQAISVDANCTPRIGGNGRRVGTVWVGRPTAELKRAYHEMRAAHEALKRTQQQLLHSEKMASLGQLVAGVAHELNNPISFVLGNVHALRKYCDRLQTYMAALHAHEPEPVLQALRQKLRIEHLMSDLPSLIEGTLEGAQRTADIVHGLKRFSAMDSEERVPVNLVEVIERAIHWVQKGRPTPVDVRWQAGAPCTVMGSAGQLQQVMMNLLQNAFDAVGGPGVVSPCVWVSLVGGADPVRVCVRDNGPGIPPEHLLRIFDPFFTTKPVGKGTGLGLSISYGIVEQHGGRLSARNAEGGGAEFVLELPQAQ
- a CDS encoding sulfite exporter TauE/SafE family protein gives rise to the protein MELLLVSIASLFAGFVDSIVGGGGLILVPALFAVFPNTHPATLFGVNKGASIWGTGVATLQYAQRVQMPWRALWPAALVCFAGSMLGAWTVTVISPDFLRRALPLVLLGVLAYTLARKDLGRHHTPHFTGRQEAFAAATLGATIGFYDGFFGPGTGSFFVFLFVRWLGYDFLHASASAKLLNTTSNLAALILFAAKGHVWWHFALVMAVANVVGSLLGTRLALKHGSGFVRAAFIVVVTALILKTGYDAWMR